The following are from one region of the Tachysurus fulvidraco isolate hzauxx_2018 chromosome 24, HZAU_PFXX_2.0, whole genome shotgun sequence genome:
- the LOC113643997 gene encoding claspin isoform X1, which yields MAEGSLSVSVPAWRLRTDTEIGGGISKLNVANLRTGGMRIRSRICALRCLRCDLKQIHGICNCACVRTCAAYRACAIAQSTQTAPRATFKDGDKCGTDTEITRHLHYTSGINNRAVNTPAEIPKAESDSDSGVGSPMEEAGTDAATDVIQTEEAQDSDEDIVVNRKPRTRKVLQDSDSEQDEDVDGMAEALVLSESSGEGTNGGEGEQPKKSRGKKITRIAMSSDESEPEEDEHQGKSKEETKKRGKSQRRKEKETHRGALVKQLKEKIRTSEESPLPKVLNDSGCLLGDNDLFDAQLEEEVMEEEDEESLDAIRAAVKKKAKNQPHLDDSEEDEVQEGKSQRKERKAARASKEAMKQLHSDCQRIVRESTIGLPYHMPEPKGIDHFFKRRVRPDRPAMALLKSPKYQACIVAASTASSTTQKQSEAPEQNSDPQAELNVPAPISGTQQTGATNELDTSTEATDDQSEVSRVELQNPEVMEEVCVLPSVDMSKSAESPKEDHEMSEVQLTKTGTGQSGQGGSVLSEQGTAAPKPKKDKLARLRELGLEPPPVAKLCADDGAFVQLEPQQTNPGLEALKERFLKHVQPAPRSKRERSLHVNVVRKERAASGQEQLCSESITVTVNEEEEEPVHTKPGEKLVLLKSRLQQAMAIRRKEERERRAALYRLDNEECEEEEEAEMTESEEEEGIEDLLGDGEEANDAENDEEEVEGAEVGNALKRSVSPSFKSPSPTPYTDGTLMLFAGSSCSRTGDGVRQSGQANHENDSKMEDDDGLSLNKDNSHNSSFELTSSTLPSYQPVSRTTGKGLSAAVFRSPSPCFFRPSFLGSASKSSGKLSEPSLTLPVEDSQDLYGVPSPENSEGPFSQEEDTQSQLLDADGFLNVGPRGGQSRSHKRQLLLDNLDENAMDANMGELLGLCSGGFGSVASRRSQPGGDDELLGLCSGAFSTQNGDAGTPKVETGAVEMNHAVGESHGSSDADMDQLLSLCSGKFTGSPATSPVQPGTGPALEDESDSKSKVEEEEEEEEEDNCEFRLLSDVDSNSEKGEDEEDSDGEGDVGDEVEDEEKDAVFRRHRGKKIPKPMFMDSEAELSGSDVGSDDEDDEEDDEYEDDDIQEQLPSDDELMDQVNKIHMKQVLDDDKRKLRIYQERYLADGDLHSDGPGRERRFRWKNIDDNFELGVAAEGEEEEAEEDVDQHELQRQKERLEREQWLREQSETSKKAAEVEEEEEDKIGEEDSQFMKLAKKLTAKALQKKAAETSSVLPQEKPVSNTNPFQKPCKPIVRTGSLLSQPRAVLQKLANISEGNPLAPRNSRGFLFQTLSPEKEAPTSASSKKQIKKRAQTDTSAPVAKRQCRENSVKTGGTPRSIFSFYDN from the exons ATGGCCGAGggctctctctccgtctctgtccCGGCCTGGCGGCTCCGTACCGACACTGAAATTGGGGGCGGTATCTCGAAGCTTAATGTGGCTAATTTAAGAACTGGAGGGATGCGTATCCGTTCAAGGATCTGCGCGCTGCGTTGTCTTCGGTGTGATTTAAAGCAGATCCATGGGATTTGTAACTGCGCATGCGTGAGAACGTGCGCAGCTTATCGCGCATGCGCAATTGCACAATCCACACAAACAGCTCCAAGGGCCACCTTTAAAGATGGAGATAAATGTGGCACCGATACTGAAATAACCCGCCATTTACATTACACTAGCGGTATAAATAACAGAGCAGTTAATACG CCTGCTGAGATCCCCAAGGCAGAGAGTGATTCAGACAGTGGCGTAGGTTCACCCATGGAGGAAGCTGGGACGGATGCCGCCACCGATGTCATTCAGACTGAAGAAG CTCAAGATTCAGATGAAGACATTGTTGTGAACCGGAAGCCACGTACACGAAAGGTCCTCCAGGACAGTGACAGTGAGCAGGACGAAGATGTGGACGGGATGGCTGAGGCTCTCGTGCTGTCCGAATCCAGCGGTGAGGGGACAAATGGTGGTGAAGGCGAGCAGCCAAAAAAGAGCCGGGGAAAGAAGATAACCCGCATTGCCATGTCTAGTGATGAGAGTGAGCCAGAGGAAGATGAGCATCAAGGAAAAAGTAAGGAAGAGACCAAAAAGAGAGGGAAGTCACAGCGACGCAAAGAGAAAGAGACGCACAGAGGTGCTCTAGTGAAACAgctgaaagagaagataagaacTTCTGAA GAGTCACCTTTGCCTAAGGTTCTCAATGACAGTGGTTGTCTACTGGGTGATAACGACTTGTTTGATGCTCAGCTGGAGGAGGAGGtaatggaggaggaggacgaggaaTCCCTGGATGCCATTCGAGCTGCTGTGAAAAAGAAAGCCAAGAACCAG CCGCATTTAGATGACTCTGAAGAGGACGAAGTGCAGGAAGGCAAATCCCAGCGCAAG GAGAGGAAAGCAGCGAGAGCGAGTAAGGAGGCAATGAAACAGCTCCACAGTGATTGCCAGAGGATTGTTAGAG AATCTACAATAGGGCTTCCATACCATATGCCAGAGCCCAAAGGCATAGACCATTTCTTCAAGAGAAGAGTTCGCCCTGATAGACCTGCTATGGCGTTACTGAA atcTCCCAAATACCAGGCCTGTATTGTAGCTGCATCTACAGCATCCTCTACTACACAAAAGCAGTCTGAAGCACCAGAACAGAACTCAGACCCACAGGCTGAGTTGAATGTCCCTGCCCCAATCAGCGGTACCCAACAAACCGGTGCTACAAATGAACTCGATACGTCTACTGAAGCCACAGATGACCAGTCAGAGGTTTCAAGAGTTGAACTCCAAAACCCTGAGGTCATGGAAGAAGTGTGTGTTCTTCCTTCTGTGGACATGTCTAAGAGTGCTGAATCTCCTAAAGAGGATCATGAGATGTCCGAGGTTCAGCTGACTAAGACAGGGACCGGTCAGTCAGGACAAGGTGGCTCTGTGCTGTCTGAGCAAGGAACAGCAGCTCCTAAACCCAAGAAGGATAAGCTGGCCAGATTGCGCGAGCTGGGTTTGGAGCCTCCCCCTGTTGCAAAGCTGTGTGCAGATGATGGAGCTTTTGTACAGCTGGAGCCACAGCAGACTAACCCTG GTCTAGAGGCTTTAAAAGAACGTTTTCTAAAGCATGTCCAGCCTGCGCCTCGGTCTAAAAGAGAGCGATCGCTTCATGTAAAtgtggtgagaaaggaacgcGCTGCCTCTGGACAGGAACAGCTGTGTTCTGAATCCATCACTGTCACAGTcaatgaggaggaagaggagcctGTACACACTAAGCCAG GAGAGAAGCTGGTTTTACTGAAGTCTCGTCTGCAGCAGGCTATGGCTATTCGCCGCAAGGAAGAAAGAGAGCGCAGAGCTGCCCTTTATCGCCTGGATAATGAAGaatgtgaggaggaggaggaagcgGAGATGACTGAGTCTGAGGAGGAAGAG GGTATTGAAGATTTGTTGGGCGACGGAGAGGAAGCCAACGATGCTGAAAATGACGAAGAGGAGGTAGAGGGAGCTGAAGTAGGCAATGCATTAAAACGAAGCGTCTCTCCCAGTTTTAAAAGTCCATCTCCTACTCCATACACTGATGGCACTCTGATGCTGTTTGCAGGAAGCTCCTGCTCCAGGACCGG ggATGGTGTTCGGCAGTCTGGGCAAGCCAATCACGAAAATGACAGCAAAATGG AAGATGATGATGGCCTTTCCTTGAACAAGGACAACAGCCATAACAGCAGCTTTGAACTGACGAGCTCCACACTCCCGTCATATCAGCCAGTGAGCCGCACCACAGGCAAAGGGCTTTCGGCAGCTGTGTTCCGCTCACCCTCACCCTGCTTTTTCAGACCCAGTTTCCTCGGCTCAGCTTCCAAG AGCTCTGGTAAGCTTTCTGAGCCGTCCCTGACCCTCCCTGTGGAGGACTCGCAGGACCTGTATGGTGTTCCCTCTCCTGAAAACTCTGAGGGCCCTTTCTCACAGGAAGAGGACACACAGTCTCAGCTGTTGGATGCAGATGGCTTTTTGAATGTGGGGCCCCGTGGTGGTCAGAGCCGCTCTCATAAACGACAGCTGCTTTTAGATAACCTGGATGAAAACGCCATGGATGCCAACATGGGTGAATTACTGGGGCTCTGCTCGGGTGGCTTTGGCTCAGTGGCATCCAGGAGGAGTCAGCCAGGAGGTGATGATGAGCTGCTGGGCCTGTGCTCTGGAGCATTCTCCACCCAGAATGGAGACGCTGGCACACCTAAAGTGGAAACTGGGGCTGTGGAGATGAATCACGCAGTCGGGGAGAGTCACGGGAGCTCAGACGCAGACATGGACCAACTGCTTTCTCTCTGCTCTGGAAAGTTCACAGGCAGTCctg CTACATCTCCAGTGCAACCAGGTACAGGCCCTGCTCTTGAAGATGAATCTGACAG TAAGAgcaaggtggaggaggaggaggaggaggaagaggaggacaatTGTGAGTTTCGGCTCTTGTCGGATGTTGACAGCAACAGTGAGAAG GGGGAGGATGAGGAAGACTCTGATGGTGAAGGAGATGTAGGTGATGAAGTAGAAGATGAGGAGAAGGATGCAGTATTCAGGCGACATCGAGGCAAAAAGAT aCCCAAACCAATGTTCATGGACTCTGAGGCCGAGCTTTCAGGCAGTGATGTCGGCAGTGACGATGAAGACGACgaggaagatgatgaatacGAAGATGATGACATACAGGAGCAACTTCCGTCGGATGATGAACTGATGGACCAAGTTAACAAAATCCATAT GAAGCAGGTCCTAGATGATGATAAACGCAAATTGCGCATATATCAGGAGCGTTATCTAGCTGATGGAGATCTGCACTCTGACGGACCTGGCCGAGAGCGCCGCTTCCGCTGGAAGAATATCG ATGATAACTTTGAGCTCGGGGTTGCTGCTGAGGGGGAAGAGGAAGAGGCGGAGGAAGACGTAGATCAGCATGAGCTGCAGAGGCAGAAGGAAAGGCTCGAGAGAGAGCAGTGGTTGCGAGAGCAG TCTGAAACATCAAAGAAAGCAGCAGAagtggaagaggaggaggaggacaagATTGGAGAGGAGGACAGTCAGTTCATGAAGCTGGCTAAGAAACTAACGGCTAAGGCACTCCAAAAGAAAG CTGCAGAGACCTCTTCCGTGCTCCCGCAAGAGAAGCCAGTCTCTAACACCAACCCTTTTCAGAAGCCCTGTAAGCCTATT GTGAGAACAGGATCTTTGCTCAGTCAGCCACGTGCAGTGCTGCAGAAACTTGCCAACATTTCAGAAGGCAACCCTCTAGCTCCACGGAACTCCAGAGGATTCCTCTTCCAGACGTTGTCTCCAGAAAAGGAGGCACCTACATCTGCCAGCTCAAAGAAACAG ATTAAGAAAAGAGCTCAGACTGACACTTCGGCACCGGTTGCAAAGCGACAATGTAGAGAAAACTCTGTGAAAACCGGTGGCACTCCGAGAAgtattttcagtttttatgataactga
- the LOC113643997 gene encoding claspin isoform X4 — translation MDLLLSERPAEIPKAESDSDSGVGSPMEEAGTDAATDVIQTEEAQDSDEDIVVNRKPRTRKVLQDSDSEQDEDVDGMAEALVLSESSGEGTNGGEGEQPKKSRGKKITRIAMSSDESEPEEDEHQGKSKEETKKRGKSQRRKEKETHRGALVKQLKEKIRTSEESPLPKVLNDSGCLLGDNDLFDAQLEEEVMEEEDEESLDAIRAAVKKKAKNQPHLDDSEEDEVQEGKSQRKERKAARASKEAMKQLHSDCQRIVRESTIGLPYHMPEPKGIDHFFKRRVRPDRPAMALLKSPKYQACIVAASTASSTTQKQSEAPEQNSDPQAELNVPAPISGTQQTGATNELDTSTEATDDQSEVSRVELQNPEVMEEVCVLPSVDMSKSAESPKEDHEMSEVQLTKTGTGQSGQGGSVLSEQGTAAPKPKKDKLARLRELGLEPPPVAKLCADDGAFVQLEPQQTNPGLEALKERFLKHVQPAPRSKRERSLHVNVVRKERAASGQEQLCSESITVTVNEEEEEPVHTKPGEKLVLLKSRLQQAMAIRRKEERERRAALYRLDNEECEEEEEAEMTESEEEEGIEDLLGDGEEANDAENDEEEVEGAEVGNALKRSVSPSFKSPSPTPYTDGTLMLFAGSSCSRTGDGVRQSGQANHENDSKMEDDDGLSLNKDNSHNSSFELTSSTLPSYQPVSRTTGKGLSAAVFRSPSPCFFRPSFLGSASKSSGKLSEPSLTLPVEDSQDLYGVPSPENSEGPFSQEEDTQSQLLDADGFLNVGPRGGQSRSHKRQLLLDNLDENAMDANMGELLGLCSGGFGSVASRRSQPGGDDELLGLCSGAFSTQNGDAGTPKVETGAVEMNHAVGESHGSSDADMDQLLSLCSGKFTGSPATSPVQPGTGPALEDESDSKSKVEEEEEEEEEDNCEFRLLSDVDSNSEKGEDEEDSDGEGDVGDEVEDEEKDAVFRRHRGKKIPKPMFMDSEAELSGSDVGSDDEDDEEDDEYEDDDIQEQLPSDDELMDQVNKIHMKQVLDDDKRKLRIYQERYLADGDLHSDGPGRERRFRWKNIDDNFELGVAAEGEEEEAEEDVDQHELQRQKERLEREQWLREQSETSKKAAEVEEEEEDKIGEEDSQFMKLAKKLTAKALQKKAAETSSVLPQEKPVSNTNPFQKPCKPIVRTGSLLSQPRAVLQKLANISEGNPLAPRNSRGFLFQTLSPEKEAPTSASSKKQIKKRAQTDTSAPVAKRQCRENSVKTGGTPRSIFSFYDN, via the exons ATGGACCTGCTTCTGTCTGAGCGG CCTGCTGAGATCCCCAAGGCAGAGAGTGATTCAGACAGTGGCGTAGGTTCACCCATGGAGGAAGCTGGGACGGATGCCGCCACCGATGTCATTCAGACTGAAGAAG CTCAAGATTCAGATGAAGACATTGTTGTGAACCGGAAGCCACGTACACGAAAGGTCCTCCAGGACAGTGACAGTGAGCAGGACGAAGATGTGGACGGGATGGCTGAGGCTCTCGTGCTGTCCGAATCCAGCGGTGAGGGGACAAATGGTGGTGAAGGCGAGCAGCCAAAAAAGAGCCGGGGAAAGAAGATAACCCGCATTGCCATGTCTAGTGATGAGAGTGAGCCAGAGGAAGATGAGCATCAAGGAAAAAGTAAGGAAGAGACCAAAAAGAGAGGGAAGTCACAGCGACGCAAAGAGAAAGAGACGCACAGAGGTGCTCTAGTGAAACAgctgaaagagaagataagaacTTCTGAA GAGTCACCTTTGCCTAAGGTTCTCAATGACAGTGGTTGTCTACTGGGTGATAACGACTTGTTTGATGCTCAGCTGGAGGAGGAGGtaatggaggaggaggacgaggaaTCCCTGGATGCCATTCGAGCTGCTGTGAAAAAGAAAGCCAAGAACCAG CCGCATTTAGATGACTCTGAAGAGGACGAAGTGCAGGAAGGCAAATCCCAGCGCAAG GAGAGGAAAGCAGCGAGAGCGAGTAAGGAGGCAATGAAACAGCTCCACAGTGATTGCCAGAGGATTGTTAGAG AATCTACAATAGGGCTTCCATACCATATGCCAGAGCCCAAAGGCATAGACCATTTCTTCAAGAGAAGAGTTCGCCCTGATAGACCTGCTATGGCGTTACTGAA atcTCCCAAATACCAGGCCTGTATTGTAGCTGCATCTACAGCATCCTCTACTACACAAAAGCAGTCTGAAGCACCAGAACAGAACTCAGACCCACAGGCTGAGTTGAATGTCCCTGCCCCAATCAGCGGTACCCAACAAACCGGTGCTACAAATGAACTCGATACGTCTACTGAAGCCACAGATGACCAGTCAGAGGTTTCAAGAGTTGAACTCCAAAACCCTGAGGTCATGGAAGAAGTGTGTGTTCTTCCTTCTGTGGACATGTCTAAGAGTGCTGAATCTCCTAAAGAGGATCATGAGATGTCCGAGGTTCAGCTGACTAAGACAGGGACCGGTCAGTCAGGACAAGGTGGCTCTGTGCTGTCTGAGCAAGGAACAGCAGCTCCTAAACCCAAGAAGGATAAGCTGGCCAGATTGCGCGAGCTGGGTTTGGAGCCTCCCCCTGTTGCAAAGCTGTGTGCAGATGATGGAGCTTTTGTACAGCTGGAGCCACAGCAGACTAACCCTG GTCTAGAGGCTTTAAAAGAACGTTTTCTAAAGCATGTCCAGCCTGCGCCTCGGTCTAAAAGAGAGCGATCGCTTCATGTAAAtgtggtgagaaaggaacgcGCTGCCTCTGGACAGGAACAGCTGTGTTCTGAATCCATCACTGTCACAGTcaatgaggaggaagaggagcctGTACACACTAAGCCAG GAGAGAAGCTGGTTTTACTGAAGTCTCGTCTGCAGCAGGCTATGGCTATTCGCCGCAAGGAAGAAAGAGAGCGCAGAGCTGCCCTTTATCGCCTGGATAATGAAGaatgtgaggaggaggaggaagcgGAGATGACTGAGTCTGAGGAGGAAGAG GGTATTGAAGATTTGTTGGGCGACGGAGAGGAAGCCAACGATGCTGAAAATGACGAAGAGGAGGTAGAGGGAGCTGAAGTAGGCAATGCATTAAAACGAAGCGTCTCTCCCAGTTTTAAAAGTCCATCTCCTACTCCATACACTGATGGCACTCTGATGCTGTTTGCAGGAAGCTCCTGCTCCAGGACCGG ggATGGTGTTCGGCAGTCTGGGCAAGCCAATCACGAAAATGACAGCAAAATGG AAGATGATGATGGCCTTTCCTTGAACAAGGACAACAGCCATAACAGCAGCTTTGAACTGACGAGCTCCACACTCCCGTCATATCAGCCAGTGAGCCGCACCACAGGCAAAGGGCTTTCGGCAGCTGTGTTCCGCTCACCCTCACCCTGCTTTTTCAGACCCAGTTTCCTCGGCTCAGCTTCCAAG AGCTCTGGTAAGCTTTCTGAGCCGTCCCTGACCCTCCCTGTGGAGGACTCGCAGGACCTGTATGGTGTTCCCTCTCCTGAAAACTCTGAGGGCCCTTTCTCACAGGAAGAGGACACACAGTCTCAGCTGTTGGATGCAGATGGCTTTTTGAATGTGGGGCCCCGTGGTGGTCAGAGCCGCTCTCATAAACGACAGCTGCTTTTAGATAACCTGGATGAAAACGCCATGGATGCCAACATGGGTGAATTACTGGGGCTCTGCTCGGGTGGCTTTGGCTCAGTGGCATCCAGGAGGAGTCAGCCAGGAGGTGATGATGAGCTGCTGGGCCTGTGCTCTGGAGCATTCTCCACCCAGAATGGAGACGCTGGCACACCTAAAGTGGAAACTGGGGCTGTGGAGATGAATCACGCAGTCGGGGAGAGTCACGGGAGCTCAGACGCAGACATGGACCAACTGCTTTCTCTCTGCTCTGGAAAGTTCACAGGCAGTCctg CTACATCTCCAGTGCAACCAGGTACAGGCCCTGCTCTTGAAGATGAATCTGACAG TAAGAgcaaggtggaggaggaggaggaggaggaagaggaggacaatTGTGAGTTTCGGCTCTTGTCGGATGTTGACAGCAACAGTGAGAAG GGGGAGGATGAGGAAGACTCTGATGGTGAAGGAGATGTAGGTGATGAAGTAGAAGATGAGGAGAAGGATGCAGTATTCAGGCGACATCGAGGCAAAAAGAT aCCCAAACCAATGTTCATGGACTCTGAGGCCGAGCTTTCAGGCAGTGATGTCGGCAGTGACGATGAAGACGACgaggaagatgatgaatacGAAGATGATGACATACAGGAGCAACTTCCGTCGGATGATGAACTGATGGACCAAGTTAACAAAATCCATAT GAAGCAGGTCCTAGATGATGATAAACGCAAATTGCGCATATATCAGGAGCGTTATCTAGCTGATGGAGATCTGCACTCTGACGGACCTGGCCGAGAGCGCCGCTTCCGCTGGAAGAATATCG ATGATAACTTTGAGCTCGGGGTTGCTGCTGAGGGGGAAGAGGAAGAGGCGGAGGAAGACGTAGATCAGCATGAGCTGCAGAGGCAGAAGGAAAGGCTCGAGAGAGAGCAGTGGTTGCGAGAGCAG TCTGAAACATCAAAGAAAGCAGCAGAagtggaagaggaggaggaggacaagATTGGAGAGGAGGACAGTCAGTTCATGAAGCTGGCTAAGAAACTAACGGCTAAGGCACTCCAAAAGAAAG CTGCAGAGACCTCTTCCGTGCTCCCGCAAGAGAAGCCAGTCTCTAACACCAACCCTTTTCAGAAGCCCTGTAAGCCTATT GTGAGAACAGGATCTTTGCTCAGTCAGCCACGTGCAGTGCTGCAGAAACTTGCCAACATTTCAGAAGGCAACCCTCTAGCTCCACGGAACTCCAGAGGATTCCTCTTCCAGACGTTGTCTCCAGAAAAGGAGGCACCTACATCTGCCAGCTCAAAGAAACAG ATTAAGAAAAGAGCTCAGACTGACACTTCGGCACCGGTTGCAAAGCGACAATGTAGAGAAAACTCTGTGAAAACCGGTGGCACTCCGAGAAgtattttcagtttttatgataactga